In Polaribacter sp. Hel_I_88, the following proteins share a genomic window:
- a CDS encoding DUF4442 domain-containing protein, whose amino-acid sequence MKLTPAKVNFFNFIKLPLAYFGGVRVKSITEKEAIVTIKHKWMNQNPFKSMFWAAQGMAAEMPTGILVMQAIENSKRKVSMLVTHQEADFFKKATGKITFSCTGGNEIREAIQKSIETGEGQKIVLTSEGKNKDGVVVSNFSFHWSLRVKPL is encoded by the coding sequence ATGAAACTTACACCTGCAAAAGTCAATTTTTTCAATTTTATAAAACTTCCTTTGGCATATTTTGGAGGTGTAAGAGTAAAATCGATTACAGAAAAGGAAGCGATTGTAACTATAAAACATAAATGGATGAATCAAAATCCGTTTAAAAGTATGTTTTGGGCTGCACAAGGAATGGCTGCAGAAATGCCTACAGGAATCTTAGTAATGCAAGCTATTGAAAATTCTAAACGTAAAGTTTCCATGCTAGTAACACATCAAGAGGCAGACTTTTTTAAAAAAGCTACAGGTAAAATTACATTTTCTTGTACTGGAGGAAATGAAATAAGAGAAGCCATTCAGAAATCGATAGAAACAGGAGAAGGACAAAAGATTGTTTTAACATCCGAAGGTAAAAACAAAGATGGAGTAGTGGTTTCTAACTTTAGTTTTCATTGGAGTTTGAGAGTAAAACCTCTTTAA
- a CDS encoding DUF4870 domain-containing protein, translated as MKNNNENTNAFLIHISAFAGFMFPFGNIITPLIAWQTLKDRSTFLDEQGKEAVNFNISYTLYVFLLTILFIPFAFGSLFNRNRNHLNWNNLDINFDFGFDNIFGFLGFGSIAGIIYILGIVLVIIASIKAKDGENYKYPFTIKFVK; from the coding sequence ATGAAAAATAATAACGAAAATACCAACGCATTTTTAATTCATATTTCTGCATTTGCAGGTTTTATGTTTCCATTTGGCAATATTATTACGCCTTTAATTGCTTGGCAAACCTTAAAAGATAGAAGTACTTTTTTAGATGAACAAGGCAAAGAAGCTGTAAATTTTAATATTAGTTATACGCTATATGTATTTCTTTTAACAATATTATTTATTCCTTTTGCTTTTGGTTCTTTGTTTAACAGAAACAGAAATCACTTAAATTGGAACAACTTAGATATAAATTTCGATTTTGGTTTTGATAACATTTTTGGATTTTTGGGTTTTGGCTCTATTGCAGGAATTATTTACATTTTAGGAATTGTATTAGTAATTATAGCCTCTATAAAAGCAAAAGATGGCGAAAATTATAAATATCCGTTTACGATAAAGTTTGTGAAATAA